From Centroberyx gerrardi isolate f3 chromosome 10, fCenGer3.hap1.cur.20231027, whole genome shotgun sequence:
GCCCATTTGTTCAACTGAGTTTCTTGTCTTCTTAGGAAATAGTGAACATCTATCCATCTATAAACCCACCTACGCTGACAGCTCACCAGTCAAACAGAGTGTGCAATGCCCTGGCACTTTTACAGTGTGTCGCCTCACACCCCGAGACACGGTAATGGAAACTAGGTTTTTGTGACAGACTTGTTTCTTTCGCTGCTCAGATTGTATAGGATTTGTACAAATCACTGAACATTATGTAAGTAGAGCAGGGCAGACTGTCTTTAGTATATGGTAGCTATAACTGTATTCATGCTCCAGAAAGATGCAACTGGCTCATTTTCAATGCAGGGGCAACTTTGTCCACTCTATCTGACATAAGGTGCTCTGAATTTAGATGATTGCTGCAGTTTATATTTTAGTTGAAACCTCAGGAACTGGACTCAAATGCCATTCATAATCAAATCACTTAATCGCTGTGCTTTAGTTGAAATGGAGACCAACTTGTATCTGAAAATCTCTTTGAGTTGTGTTTGAAGGAAGCTGGTATTCCATCTGACATAAGATTCTGAACTGAAAATGAAGCTGTCGTGTCACAAATGCTATTCTCACTGGCTTTTCCTTCTCTGTCATACATGACACAAGAATATCTCTTTCTTGGAATCTGTCTCTTTTTAgtgacacaggaatattttccAAATCTATTGTCTGGACACTGGGGCTTTGATCCTTGCTCTCCAtgctgttggttgcttgtaatgttgttgatctaggaatttaagcttcttctactgttgcactcatcaCACATTTCTATGGATAACatcatcagctaaatgcctaaactaTAAAGGTAATTTCTGAGTTAACCTTTGATGTTAGCTGTGGTATGTAAGTCTGGTCACATTTATAAAGGTGCCATTTTTGTTCCTCTCCAGGTCGGCGTTTCTTGCTGCTCacatccctcttttcctttacCCTTTCCTGCACACCGTGAGCAAAACGCGTCCATTTGAGTACCTGCGTCTGACCAGCCTGGGAGTCATAGGTAAACTCTGCTCCTgttgagagttttttttttccatgccaagtaGGAAAACTGGGCCACTGTTCATGCGAggtttagaggcaaaaaaaaaaccttgaaagGCTAGCAGTGAGGTCTGCATACATGGAAACACTAGTCCTTTAATAAAAAGACATATGATAAAGAATAGGATCATAAATAGTCCTGATCATTGACCTTCTACTAGTGGTCCTACTATGGGTGTCTTTGTAAATATAGggtcacattaaaaaaaagtaaagaaacaaGTGAGGAGTGCAACAAACCTCTCATAGCTATACCAAATCAAGTCTCATTTAATACTTGATTGCTGGATGTTTCCACACATCTGTGTCCTCGTCCTTCATTCTATACACTTACACTGTCTTTTATGTATTGACTGCAGGTGCCTTGGTCAAAACAGATGAACAAGAAGTGATTAACTTCCTCCTCACCACTGAAATCATCCCACTGTGTCTGCGCATCATGGAGTCAGGGAGTGAACTCTCCAAAACGGTACTTAACTATTTCAACTGCTTTTCAATCAATCCTGTAGCAGACACATGCCTAAACTTTTGTGTCAATCATTTCTCCCAACCCCTAGCTTTTCATTCAAATTTGAAAGCACAAACACTGTATTAGTGCCACTTAAactgcctcctttcctcttttgtcTGAGGTTTAGGAtaagaatgaataaataagaaGACAGTTTCCAATGGATAATGGTTTTGGTGACTTCATGTTAACATTGCACCACTCTTCTCTTCATCTTGACTGGCAGGTTGCCACTTTCATACTGCAGAAGATCCTGTTGGACGACACCGGGCTGGCCTATATCTGTCAGACATACGAGCGCTTCTCCCACGTGGCAATGATCCTTGTAAGTACTAGTTAGATTTAAATTACCCACCTAGTCTCTGTGCACAATGTGACACTTGATGATAAGAGAATACCTACTGTCAGGATGTTAATTCTCATCTTTGTCTTTGCAGGGGAAAATGGTGCTGCAGCTGTCTAAAGAACCGTCTGCACGTCTGCTCAAGCATGTCGTACGCTGCTACCTTCGCCTCTCAGATAATCTCAGGTAGAACAGTGTTCCACAGATAATTATGGTCATCTATTTTATCCTttccctgtgatggactggtgatcTGTACAAGCTGTCACCCTGCTTTCCATCCAGTGTGTGCTAGGATAGGCTCCAGACCCTCACAACCCTGAAAAGGATTACGCAGATAGAGAAAATTAATTAATAGTTTGACCATCTTTACCTGGCCAGTAGGAGGTGCCATGGCATAAATGTGTTTCTAGTGCTAGATTAGACATTCTGTAGCCCCACGGAACTCACTTACTGCTCACGTTACATAATTTCTGGGCATttaagttcaaatttttcaagcGGTTACCTCtggctgccatttggagccactaACGTGTGAAGTTGCCTCATGCAGCTTTAATAGCAAGATATTGACTacatttacatggacagcaataacacgatattaacccgattaagacaatagtctgaataagaaattgccatgtaaacagcattttctgattacctagTCGGAGAAAGCATAATCACATAAAGACATGAGGAGTATTACGATTTTAGTTGCATTACTGAAGGGCATTTtagacatgtatacaccttaatcCAACTATGACTCTCCATCTGAGTATTTGCGGCTTTTTGGGGAGCAAAAAGATGACTGACACCAGAAAAAAGACGTCCCAACATTTTGGGGATGAGGCTGAAACTGTCACCATGCCGTGGGCATCGAAACGTTCGTCTATTTGCACCTTTCGGTAAAGGCTTAAACTGTCCGTGTGCTCCaacgggaatatgaatggaatagttctataagcaacccatgtaaacagcttaatcagaatattgtcttattcagaataaggccaatagtcggattattgctgtccatgtaaacatagtcgTCACTGAGTAAATGGTATGTTGGTGTGTGACGTGTGCCCTcccttccacagagcgagagaggccCTGCGCCAGTGTCTGCCGGACCAGCTGAAGGACAGCACCTTTGCCCAGGTGTTGAAGGACGACACCACCACCAAGCGCTGGCTGGCCCAGCTGGTCAAGAACCTGCAGGAGGGCCAGGTCACTGACGCCAGGGGCATTCCACTGGCCACTCAGTGATGTGGACAGAGTGTGCGcttacactgtacacacacgcaaagacacacacacacgctgtcatCACTGTCTAATTTGGTATGAATGCCAAAACACGGTGGTGCtaggactgtctgtctgcaaaACTAAGGGAGTTGTAAAGTGATAGAAGTAGATATTTTCTGCTTTTGGATAGTTGGATTGTTTTCCACCAACTTTTCTGCCAGTACTTCACCCCTGGAGATGAGGCCAGGATCAGAACTgaaattcttttcttttttccctttctttggAGTAACACCCTGACTTGCTGTAACATTCCACAACAAAGCAATAACTGTTTGTTACTTTCGCCTCTTGGATTTCAAATaagatttgttttgaatgtgCTATTTGGCTGTTGTGTCCCTTTTTTGCCAAACCCATGCAGAATGATAACCTCTGCACATATAATGgactgtgtatctgtgtggtGACTGTTATATATTTACTGGCAGTGAATTTGGTGGCCCAGTAACACGAGAGATGATTTCTATCTTTGGTGAAACCTCAGGAACTGGACTCAAAGGTCATCCATAATTAAACTCTGTATTCCACACTGGAGGTATTAAGTCTAGACCACCTTGCACCCTAAAGTCCCCATGACATGTATTAAAGAGAACCAGTTTCGGTTTTGATcacaagaaagacagaatgggaatcattttgaaagacaaatgataaaaatTGTCCCTAAAGCAAATTTTTTGCATATTGGACCCAATTCAAATAacatttttctgtcatttaatttttaaaatcatatttaatgCATTCTTCGCATACAGTAAAATACCAGCAGTACACATCTGTTATTTAACTTTTTGCCATCACATTTGTACAATTTCCATTCCATGGTATAAGAGTACTTTGGTCTCAAACAAAAAATCCTAAACTGCATGCATTTTGAAATTCTTGGCATGgcaaatttgtaaaaaaaaaaggggggggatGAATATTTCAACTGTGTTCCTTATACAGTTACACTTAACGTTTATCAGCATGGTTCAAGTCTTGGTTCACTAGATCAAGCACCTTGGCTTAGCAGTACTTTGATGTCTAATAAGTGTCAATGAATGGCATGAATGATGCTATGCAAATCAGAATCTAATTACAGAGTGAACTCCCTCTTGTCCAAATGTAGTGTCATTTTTCATAAGGGGTACTTTCAGTGAAAAAGTTCTGTAAGTATTTCAGTAGTTAAGTATTCTGACTGCACCAAGCTGAAAAGTTAATTTTGAGTTGGATGAGAAAGTGGTTGAGACGTGCTCACCTGAGCCTGCTGAGTGCTCAGTAAACAACCCCACCGACTGCACTGATCAGTCTACATTTCCTTTTACCGGTACATTAGCAGATCGCTTCTCCCATTGGGTCCATTATCCCCCCAGCAGATGAGTTGGACATGCGGACGGGCGCACATCATGGAAACCTCTACGCCCGAGCCTTCCATTTGTGAACAAATCTGATCCCTGTGGGAGCGGTGCTAAAACGCGCAtcgtgtttttctctgttttcctgttGGTAGGAAAGAGCCAGCTAAAGTAATTATAAGCTTGTTCCAGTGAACTTTTCAATGGAATGGAGTACATTAGGATGACTTGGATGAGAACTCACCATTTCGTACGCAGTCGGCGGGGAAAGTGATGTGACAGTAGAGTGAACTTTTCCATAAAGTTAtaaaatttgtatttctgtTCAAAAAGATATGTGGGATTCAAAACTCCACATTGTTAGCTACAGATATTCACCCTTGATTTGCTTGCATGTTAAAACTATACCGATTCATATAGTTCAAAATGAATTACTTGatgaaatacattaaaatattaCATCGAATACATTTAGAACCATTGCATTCTCACACAGATACTTTTAAATGCATATTGGACAGCTAAAGAATGAAAATTGTAATTGGCAATGTCATTAAAGTTGTATCCAGGGAACCGTCATCTACTATAGGCTCTGATCTGCAGTATGTGGCACATAGCCAATGTCCTACAGTACAGTCCCTTGATCAGGCTGTTCACTTAGCATAATCAGACTCATATGGCTGCAGTCCCTCCATGCACTCTGATATCCTGCCAGCCAGGAGAAAACAGATTTGGTCTGAATCGCAGTGTTTTTATCAGGAAAGGGAGGCAAAATTCTCATCAACTAGGAAGATCCTATTGCCCTGTGATATTTATTGGCTTCTTCACTCGATACTTCCCCTAATCATGCAGCTGACCTTTTCCCAGAGAGTGTTTTCTTCCCGTTATCACTGCTGATAAAGACACAGGAGAGTCTGTCTGAGCCGCTGCCCTCAGAACAAGGGAGCATCCGCAATCACCcgatggatgagagagagagagagacgtgtaatgatgaaagggagagagagagagagagagagagagagggaagcagcgAGAGCGTGATCTTGACCAGATGCGCCGAGGGCCTGCGGACAGCGGGGTGAGGGAGTGgcagaaaaggaaggaaggcaggaggaggggtgggagtg
This genomic window contains:
- the LOC139928951 gene encoding CCR4-NOT transcription complex subunit 9, giving the protein MLATGAAVTTALAQVDREKIYQWINELSSPETRENALLELSKKRESVPDLAPMLWHSCGTIAALLQEIVNIYPSINPPTLTAHQSNRVCNALALLQCVASHPETRSAFLAAHIPLFLYPFLHTVSKTRPFEYLRLTSLGVIGALVKTDEQEVINFLLTTEIIPLCLRIMESGSELSKTVATFILQKILLDDTGLAYICQTYERFSHVAMILGKMVLQLSKEPSARLLKHVVRCYLRLSDNLRAREALRQCLPDQLKDSTFAQVLKDDTTTKRWLAQLVKNLQEGQVTDARGIPLATQ